A stretch of Gossypium hirsutum isolate 1008001.06 chromosome A06, Gossypium_hirsutum_v2.1, whole genome shotgun sequence DNA encodes these proteins:
- the LOC107962635 gene encoding GTP-binding nuclear protein Ran-3, whose amino-acid sequence MALPNQQTVDYPSFKLVIVGDGGTGKTTFVKRHLTGEFEKKYEPTIGVEVHPLDFFTNCGKIRFYCWDTAGQEKFGGLRDGYYIHGQCAIIMFDVTARLTYKNVPTWHRDLCRVCENIPIVLCGNKVDVKNRQVKAKQVTFHRKKNLQYYEISAKSNYNFEKPFLYLARKLAGDPNLHFVESPALAPPEVHIDLAAQQQHEAELAAAASQPLPDDDDDAFE is encoded by the exons ATG GCTTTGCCGAACCAGCAAACAGTTGATTATCCAAGCTTCAAGCTCGTTATCGTCGGCGATGGAGGAACTG GAAAAACTACCTTCGTGAAGAGGCATCTAACTGGAGAGTTTGAAAAGAAATACGAGC CAACCATTGGTGTGGAGGTTCATCCCTTGGACTTCTTCACTAACTGTGGCAAAATCCGTTTCTACTGCTGGGATACTGCTGGACAGGAGAAGTTCGGTGGTCTCAGAGATGGTTACTA TATCCATGGGCAATGCGCCATAATTATGTTTGATGTAACTGCCCGGTTGACATACAAGAATGTTCCAACATGGCATCGGGATCTTTGCAG AGTGTGTGAGAATATTCCTATTGTTCTATGTGGAAACAAGGTTGATGTAAAGAACAGGCAGGTCAAGGCAAAGCAAGTCACATTCCACAGGAAGAAGAATCTGCAATACTATGAAATTTCGGCCAAGAGTAACTACAATTTCGAGAAACCTTTCTTGTACCTTGCTAGGAAGCTTGCAGG TGATCCTAATCTCCACTTCGTGGAGTCTCCTGCACTTGCTCCTCCGGAAGTACACATTGACTTGGCTGCACAGCAACA GCATGAGGCTGAGCTTGCAGCGGCAGCCAGTCAGCCCCTTCCAGATGATGACGATGATGCATTTGAATAG